The proteins below are encoded in one region of Vibrio sp. ED004:
- the xerD gene encoding site-specific tyrosine recombinase XerD: protein MQSPQGQSADHGLVEQFLDAMWMERGLSENTLVSYRTDLSKLLTWMEQHNYRLDFISLSGLQDYQGWLADADFKQTSRARMLSAMRRLFQYLHREKIRADDPSALLISPKLPQRLPKDLSEEQVDALLDAPDPNDPIELRDKAMLELLYATGLRVTELVSLTMENISLRQGVVRVIGKGGKERLVPMGENAVDWIETFIEQGRPQLLGENSSDVVFPSKRAKQMTRQTFWYRIKHYSVIAGIDTELLSPHVLRHAFATHLLNYGADLRVVQMLLGHSDLSTTQIYTHVATERLKQIHAQHHPRA, encoded by the coding sequence ATGCAGTCGCCTCAAGGGCAGAGCGCAGACCACGGTCTAGTTGAACAGTTTTTAGATGCTATGTGGATGGAGAGAGGGTTATCTGAGAATACGCTTGTCTCGTATCGTACCGATTTGTCCAAGCTACTTACCTGGATGGAACAGCACAATTATCGCCTCGATTTCATTAGCCTTTCAGGACTACAAGATTATCAAGGCTGGTTAGCCGACGCTGATTTTAAGCAGACTTCTCGTGCACGCATGTTGTCGGCAATGCGTCGCCTGTTTCAATATTTGCACCGAGAGAAAATCCGAGCGGATGACCCAAGCGCTTTGTTAATAAGCCCTAAGCTTCCTCAACGCTTGCCAAAAGATTTGAGCGAAGAACAAGTGGACGCCTTACTCGATGCGCCAGATCCGAACGATCCTATCGAGCTTCGCGATAAAGCCATGCTTGAGTTACTCTATGCCACCGGCTTACGTGTGACGGAACTGGTTAGTTTGACGATGGAAAACATCAGCCTAAGACAAGGCGTGGTGCGTGTTATTGGTAAAGGCGGCAAAGAGCGCTTGGTACCAATGGGCGAAAATGCCGTGGATTGGATCGAGACGTTTATTGAACAAGGTCGCCCGCAGTTGCTTGGTGAAAACAGTTCAGACGTGGTTTTTCCAAGTAAGCGAGCCAAGCAAATGACCCGTCAGACGTTCTGGTACCGTATTAAGCATTACTCGGTTATCGCAGGTATCGATACTGAATTGTTGTCACCGCACGTATTAAGACACGCTTTTGCGACGCATTTACTGAACTATGGCGCAGATCTCAGGGTCGTACAGATGTTGCTTGGGCATAGTGACTTATCGACAACCCAAATTTATACTCACGTGGCGACTGAAAGGCTGAAGCAAATTCACGCGCAGCATCACCCTCGTGCTTAA
- a CDS encoding thioredoxin fold domain-containing protein, with the protein MSVLRRLPLLALPLMITACNASEAKVEQTSTAAEVAPAQAIDTAALTKRFEKIGIKVDKIVPSDIDGLLEIQTNSGIIFSSPKGDHFLAGTLYSLDENGKFSDVLAERQAPLNAEKVAALSDTVIEYKADNEKHVVTVFTDITCGYCVRLHSQMQGYNDLGITVRYMAYPRQGATGQVADQMAAIWASEDPKAAMHNAKVERQMPASGKDLADQKQIIAKQYQLGRELGINGTPAIVLESGELVSGYLPPAQLLQRLEQ; encoded by the coding sequence ATGAGCGTATTACGCCGTCTTCCTCTATTAGCGCTTCCACTGATGATTACTGCATGTAACGCATCAGAAGCTAAAGTAGAACAAACATCAACAGCCGCAGAAGTTGCTCCAGCTCAAGCGATTGATACAGCAGCGTTAACTAAGCGTTTTGAAAAAATCGGTATCAAAGTTGATAAGATCGTTCCTTCAGATATCGATGGTCTGTTAGAGATTCAAACCAACAGCGGCATTATCTTCTCTTCTCCAAAAGGTGATCACTTTCTAGCGGGCACACTTTACTCTTTGGATGAGAACGGCAAATTCAGTGATGTATTGGCTGAGCGACAAGCGCCGCTTAATGCTGAAAAAGTAGCAGCACTGTCCGATACGGTTATCGAATATAAAGCGGATAACGAAAAGCACGTTGTGACTGTGTTTACTGATATTACGTGTGGTTACTGTGTTCGTCTGCACAGCCAAATGCAGGGCTATAACGACTTAGGTATTACTGTTCGTTACATGGCTTACCCACGCCAAGGTGCAACGGGTCAAGTTGCAGACCAAATGGCAGCTATTTGGGCTTCTGAAGATCCAAAAGCAGCAATGCACAATGCGAAGGTGGAACGTCAGATGCCTGCATCAGGCAAAGACCTTGCTGATCAGAAACAGATCATCGCAAAACAATACCAACTAGGCCGTGAGCTTGGTATCAATGGTACGCCAGCTATCGTATTAGAAAGTGGTGAGTTGGTGAGTGGTTACTTACCGCCAGCACAACTGCTTCAACGTTTAGAGCAATAA
- the lysS gene encoding lysine--tRNA ligase — protein MTDAVQNENVQEENKLIAERRSKLDHIRQNCKANGHPNDFRREHLAGDLQAEFGEKTKEELEELNHIVAIAGRVMAKRGPFLAIQETSGRIQAYAAKDVQKVLKEKYQGLDIGDIIGVKGALHKSGKGDLYVNMEEFELLTKALRPLPEKFHGLTDQEMRYRQRYVDLIVNEDSRNAFIVRSKLVSSIRNFMSAKGYLEVETPMMHVIPGGATARPFITHHNALDIDMYLRVAPELYLKRLVVGGFDRVFEINRNFRNEGLSPRHNPEFTMMEFYQAYSDYKDLMDLTEEMLSTAAMDVLGSTSMPYGDETVEFGGTYARMSMFDAIKHYNPDHAEIQALTEADLQDREKMVAITKSVHVDVETFWTCGQLLEEIFGETAEPQLIQPTFITGYPADISPLARRSDDNPFFTDRFEFFIGGREVANGFSELNDAQDQDERFKAQVNAKDAGDDEAMYYDADYITALEHGLPPTAGQGIGIDRLAMLFTNTHTIRDVILFPAMRPQA, from the coding sequence ATGACTGATGCTGTTCAAAACGAAAACGTACAAGAAGAAAACAAATTAATTGCTGAGCGTCGTAGCAAGCTGGATCACATCCGCCAAAACTGCAAAGCAAATGGTCACCCAAATGATTTCCGTCGCGAGCACCTAGCTGGCGATCTTCAAGCGGAATTCGGTGAGAAGACTAAGGAAGAGCTAGAAGAGCTTAACCACATCGTTGCGATCGCTGGTCGTGTTATGGCGAAACGTGGTCCATTCCTTGCGATTCAAGAAACTTCTGGTCGTATCCAAGCATACGCAGCGAAAGACGTACAAAAAGTACTGAAAGAGAAGTACCAAGGCCTAGATATCGGTGACATCATCGGTGTTAAAGGTGCGCTTCACAAATCAGGTAAAGGCGACCTTTACGTGAACATGGAAGAGTTTGAACTGCTGACTAAAGCACTTCGTCCTCTACCAGAGAAGTTCCACGGTCTAACTGACCAAGAGATGCGTTACCGTCAGCGTTACGTTGACCTAATCGTGAACGAAGATTCTCGCAATGCATTCATCGTGCGTTCTAAGCTTGTATCTTCAATCCGTAACTTCATGAGCGCTAAAGGCTACCTAGAAGTTGAAACGCCAATGATGCACGTGATCCCTGGTGGTGCGACTGCACGTCCATTCATCACTCACCACAATGCACTAGACATCGACATGTACCTACGTGTTGCACCTGAGCTTTACCTTAAGCGTCTAGTGGTTGGTGGTTTTGACCGTGTATTCGAGATCAACCGTAACTTCCGTAACGAAGGTCTGTCTCCACGTCACAACCCAGAATTCACAATGATGGAGTTCTACCAAGCGTACTCTGACTACAAAGACCTTATGGATCTGACTGAAGAGATGCTAAGCACGGCAGCAATGGACGTTCTTGGTTCTACTTCTATGCCTTACGGTGACGAAACCGTTGAGTTCGGTGGCACTTACGCTCGTATGAGCATGTTCGATGCAATCAAACACTACAACCCTGATCACGCAGAGATTCAAGCGCTAACAGAAGCAGACCTACAAGACCGTGAGAAGATGGTAGCTATCACTAAATCTGTACACGTAGACGTAGAAACGTTCTGGACATGTGGTCAGCTTCTTGAAGAGATCTTTGGTGAAACGGCTGAGCCTCAGTTAATTCAACCAACGTTCATCACTGGCTACCCAGCGGACATATCTCCTCTAGCTCGTCGTAGCGATGACAACCCATTCTTCACCGACCGCTTTGAGTTCTTCATCGGTGGCCGTGAAGTAGCGAACGGTTTCTCTGAGCTTAACGATGCACAAGACCAAGACGAGCGTTTCAAAGCACAAGTTAACGCAAAAGACGCGGGTGATGACGAAGCTATGTACTACGATGCAGACTACATTACTGCACTAGAGCACGGCCTACCACCAACAGCGGGTCAAGGTATCGGTATCGACCGTCTAGCTATGCTATTTACAAACACGCACACAATCCGTGACGTGATCTTGTTCCCGGCAATGCGTCCACAAGCGTAA
- the prfB gene encoding peptide chain release factor 2 (programmed frameshift): protein MFEINPIKNRLQDVSERTNILRGYLDYDAKQERLEEVNAELEQPDVWNEPERAQALGKERSALEAVVETIDQLDQGVEDVDGLLELAVEEEDQETFDEIEPELAELEAKLEKLEFRRMFSGDHDASDCYIDLQSGSGGTEAQDWTSMMLRMYLRWADSKGFKTEVIEVSDGDVAGLKGATVRISGEYAYGWLRTETGVHRLVRKSPFDSSGRRHTSFASAFIYPEIDDNITIDINPSDLRIDVYRASGAGGQHVNTTESAVRITHVPTNTVVQCQNDRSQHKNKDQAMKQLRAKLFELEIQKQNAEKQASEETKSDIGWGSQIRSYVLDDSRIKDLRTGIENRNTQAVLDGDLDKFIEASLKSGL, encoded by the exons ATGTTTGAAATCAATCCTATAAAAAACCGTCTGCAGGATGTGTCTGAGCGCACAAATATCCTGAGGGGGTATCTT GACTATGACGCTAAGCAAGAGCGTCTAGAAGAAGTAAACGCAGAATTAGAACAACCAGATGTATGGAACGAACCTGAGCGTGCTCAAGCGCTAGGTAAAGAACGTTCTGCATTGGAAGCGGTAGTAGAAACGATCGACCAACTTGACCAAGGTGTTGAGGATGTTGATGGCCTATTAGAGCTTGCGGTTGAAGAAGAAGACCAAGAAACGTTTGACGAAATTGAACCAGAACTGGCTGAGCTAGAAGCTAAGCTAGAGAAGCTGGAATTCCGTCGTATGTTCTCTGGTGATCACGATGCATCAGATTGCTACATCGATCTGCAGTCAGGTTCGGGCGGTACAGAAGCTCAAGACTGGACTTCAATGATGTTGCGCATGTACTTACGTTGGGCAGATTCGAAAGGCTTCAAAACTGAAGTTATCGAAGTGTCTGATGGTGATGTTGCTGGCCTTAAAGGCGCAACAGTACGTATTTCTGGTGAGTACGCTTACGGTTGGTTACGCACAGAGACAGGTGTTCACCGTCTAGTTCGTAAGTCTCCATTTGATTCAAGTGGTCGTCGTCATACTTCGTTTGCATCTGCGTTTATCTATCCTGAGATTGATGACAACATTACGATCGACATTAATCCTTCTGACTTACGTATCGACGTATACCGTGCCTCTGGCGCTGGTGGTCAGCACGTAAACACCACTGAATCGGCGGTACGTATTACTCACGTTCCAACCAACACAGTGGTTCAATGTCAGAATGACCGTTCGCAGCATAAGAACAAAGATCAAGCGATGAAGCAGCTACGTGCTAAGCTTTTTGAACTTGAGATTCAAAAACAAAATGCTGAAAAACAGGCGAGCGAAGAAACGAAATCAGACATCGGTTGGGGCAGTCAGATCCGTTCTTACGTACTGGATGATTCTCGTATCAAAGATTTACGCACCGGCATCGAAAACCGTAATACTCAAGCGGTTCTTGACGGTGACTTAGACAAATTTATTGAAGCTAGCCTGAAATCAGGTCTGTAA
- a CDS encoding DUF6482 family protein, with protein sequence MQKHQLDMWLHGEHKDSYQTPKVYVIGCSDISEYLLAVEYKHKLEPVKQDGEPLHFGSLDQVKEELLRLGFEKAYLRLHNAYDEFGNEPSQSYCDIELALKPH encoded by the coding sequence ATGCAAAAGCATCAATTAGACATGTGGTTACATGGAGAGCACAAAGACTCTTATCAAACACCCAAAGTGTACGTTATTGGTTGTTCTGATATCTCAGAGTATCTATTGGCGGTGGAGTACAAACACAAGCTAGAACCGGTCAAGCAAGACGGCGAGCCGCTTCACTTTGGATCCTTGGATCAAGTGAAAGAGGAGTTACTCCGGCTCGGCTTTGAAAAGGCCTACCTTCGCTTGCACAACGCGTATGATGAGTTTGGCAATGAACCAAGCCAAAGCTACTGCGATATTGAACTGGCGCTCAAACCTCATTAG
- the vpsR gene encoding sigma-54 dependent transcriptional regulator (Not actually a response regulator, but instead a cyclic-di-GMP-binding transcription factor.), with protein sequence MGTQFKMDSLPGSLIVVGGAYEPWLSVLEQVGWQCTQCADLRKADALIADIGPCIGIVDLSHDEFSLNGIANLVSNNKQVRWLAFIRESQLSSDTISQFIVNFCIDFFTAPIPDAQLLSTIGHQLGMLKLEQKVWPNYGINNNMGLLGDSVAVKRLRDQVKRIGPTDVSILIYGESGAGKETIARSIHQNSSRAQKPFLTVNCRALSEMRIEAEVFGISTQPTSSPCMLEEADGGTILLNDVLAMPRNQQLNLLRFLQEGKIETADGPKSVDVRILAANSSDIEKALIEGDFNEELYHYINVLRIHVPSLKERVSDISVLANHFLREYSKEFNAQAKSFSDDAIRSMNRYHWPGNVRELMNQIKRVVLMSDAVIIEDHQLDLPKQNEERRSLKSIRERSERDALLIVLESYGGQVSLAAKELGVSRATMYRLLNKHSLISEGVV encoded by the coding sequence ATGGGAACTCAATTTAAGATGGATTCCTTACCAGGTTCTCTTATCGTCGTTGGTGGTGCGTACGAACCCTGGTTATCCGTGTTAGAACAAGTGGGTTGGCAGTGTACCCAGTGTGCAGATTTACGAAAAGCCGATGCCTTGATTGCGGATATTGGCCCATGCATTGGTATTGTGGATCTTAGTCATGATGAGTTCAGTCTCAACGGTATTGCTAACCTTGTGAGCAATAACAAGCAGGTGAGATGGCTCGCTTTTATCCGTGAATCTCAACTAAGCTCTGATACGATTAGCCAGTTTATCGTTAACTTCTGTATCGACTTTTTCACGGCGCCAATCCCAGATGCTCAGTTGCTGAGTACCATTGGTCACCAACTGGGCATGCTTAAGCTTGAGCAGAAGGTATGGCCAAATTACGGCATCAATAACAACATGGGCCTTCTAGGCGATTCGGTGGCAGTGAAGCGCTTGAGAGACCAAGTAAAGCGTATTGGGCCTACCGATGTCAGTATCTTGATTTATGGTGAGAGCGGGGCTGGTAAAGAGACGATTGCACGCTCTATTCACCAAAACTCGTCGCGAGCACAGAAGCCATTTTTAACGGTTAACTGTCGTGCCTTGTCTGAAATGAGAATTGAGGCCGAGGTATTTGGTATATCCACACAACCAACGTCTTCTCCCTGTATGTTGGAAGAAGCCGATGGCGGTACCATCTTGCTTAATGATGTTTTAGCGATGCCACGCAATCAACAATTGAACCTGTTGCGCTTTTTGCAGGAAGGTAAAATTGAAACCGCAGATGGTCCTAAGTCTGTCGATGTGCGTATTTTGGCCGCGAACTCCTCTGATATTGAAAAAGCTTTAATAGAAGGGGACTTCAATGAAGAGCTTTATCACTACATCAATGTTCTGCGTATTCATGTTCCTAGCTTGAAAGAGCGTGTGAGTGATATTTCAGTGCTGGCGAATCATTTCCTGCGTGAGTACTCGAAAGAGTTTAATGCTCAGGCTAAGAGCTTTTCAGACGATGCTATCCGTTCTATGAATCGCTACCATTGGCCTGGCAATGTGCGCGAGCTAATGAACCAGATCAAGCGTGTTGTGTTGATGTCTGATGCTGTGATCATCGAGGATCACCAACTAGATTTACCAAAACAGAATGAGGAACGCCGAAGCTTGAAGAGTATTCGTGAACGTTCAGAGCGCGATGCGTTGCTAATTGTTTTGGAATCATACGGTGGTCAGGTTTCGTTGGCAGCTAAAGAGCTCGGTGTATCACGAGCGACTATGTACCGATTACTCAATAAACACAGCTTAATCTCTGAGGGCGTTGTTTAG
- the recJ gene encoding single-stranded-DNA-specific exonuclease RecJ, translating into MIEIQRRPEVDISVLPAHLPDLLKRIYVSRGIDSADQLETAAKGLHSYQKLGGIDAAVELLFNAIQHQKRIIIVGDFDADGATSSALSVLALRMLGSSNVDYLVPNRFEDGYGLSPEVVEQAIELGAEVIMTVDNGVSSIEGVRFAKEKGLEVLVTDHHLPGNELPMVDAMVNPNLESCAFPSKALAGVGVAFYLMMALCVHMRKLNWFAERSMTEPKLMELIDLVALGTVADVVPLDENNRILVHQGLQRIRAGKARPGIQALIEIAKRDAKRLVASDFGFALGPRINAAGRLDDMSFGVELLMSNNIHAARRMASELDGLNQTRKEIEEGMKQEAMAFCERLEFGKDDLPSGLALFQRDWHQGVIGILASRIKDKYHRPVIAFADGGEGTIKGSCRSIPGLHMRDALDRIDTQNPGLILKFGGHAMAAGLSIMEKDFERFSKLFNDVVKKELGETALKGIILSDGELLPEEFSMHTAETLRAGGPWGQAFPEPIFDGEFKVLHQKLVGEKHLKLILEPLYKGHPTNVMIDGIAFNVDLRRWPDASVKTVHLAFKLDINEFRGNQSLQLMIDHIEAK; encoded by the coding sequence ATGATAGAGATCCAACGCCGTCCTGAGGTCGACATTTCAGTTTTACCAGCTCACTTACCTGACTTGTTAAAGCGCATCTATGTGAGTCGTGGTATCGACAGTGCTGACCAACTTGAGACTGCTGCGAAAGGCTTGCACTCTTATCAGAAACTGGGCGGTATCGATGCTGCGGTTGAATTGTTGTTCAACGCGATTCAGCATCAAAAACGCATCATCATTGTCGGTGACTTTGATGCCGATGGCGCGACCAGTTCAGCGTTATCAGTGCTTGCTCTGCGTATGTTGGGCAGCTCTAACGTCGATTATCTGGTACCAAACCGTTTTGAAGATGGTTATGGCTTGAGCCCTGAGGTTGTCGAACAGGCAATCGAACTTGGCGCTGAAGTGATCATGACGGTTGATAACGGTGTCTCTTCGATTGAAGGTGTCCGTTTTGCCAAAGAGAAAGGGCTAGAAGTTCTGGTTACCGACCATCACTTACCGGGCAATGAACTGCCAATGGTTGATGCGATGGTGAACCCGAACCTTGAAAGCTGTGCTTTTCCTTCTAAAGCTCTAGCGGGTGTGGGTGTTGCGTTCTACCTGATGATGGCGCTATGTGTTCACATGCGTAAGCTGAATTGGTTTGCAGAACGCAGCATGACCGAGCCTAAGCTGATGGAGCTGATTGACCTTGTGGCGCTAGGCACCGTAGCCGATGTGGTGCCACTCGATGAGAACAACCGCATCTTGGTACACCAAGGTTTGCAACGCATTCGTGCGGGCAAAGCTCGTCCGGGTATTCAAGCCTTGATTGAAATTGCCAAGCGAGACGCTAAGCGTTTAGTTGCTTCTGATTTTGGTTTTGCACTGGGCCCTCGTATTAACGCTGCTGGTCGATTGGATGACATGTCCTTTGGTGTTGAACTGCTGATGAGCAACAACATCCACGCAGCGCGTAGAATGGCGAGTGAGTTGGATGGCTTGAACCAAACCCGTAAAGAGATCGAAGAGGGCATGAAACAAGAAGCGATGGCTTTTTGTGAGCGTCTTGAGTTTGGTAAAGACGACCTGCCTTCTGGTTTAGCTTTGTTCCAACGTGATTGGCACCAAGGCGTGATTGGTATCTTGGCTTCGCGTATCAAAGACAAATACCACCGCCCCGTGATTGCATTTGCTGACGGCGGCGAAGGGACGATCAAAGGTTCATGTCGCTCTATCCCTGGCTTACACATGCGTGACGCATTGGATCGCATTGATACTCAAAACCCAGGTTTAATTCTTAAGTTTGGCGGCCACGCGATGGCGGCGGGTTTAAGCATCATGGAAAAAGACTTTGAACGCTTTAGCAAACTGTTCAATGACGTGGTGAAAAAAGAACTGGGAGAAACGGCACTGAAAGGCATTATCTTGTCTGACGGTGAGTTGCTGCCTGAAGAGTTTTCGATGCACACCGCTGAAACACTGCGTGCCGGTGGCCCGTGGGGACAAGCTTTCCCTGAGCCAATCTTCGACGGTGAATTTAAAGTGCTGCACCAAAAGCTGGTGGGTGAAAAGCACCTTAAACTGATACTTGAGCCGTTATACAAAGGTCACCCAACCAATGTGATGATTGATGGTATTGCCTTTAACGTGGATCTGCGTCGCTGGCCTGATGCGTCAGTGAAAACGGTCCACCTTGCATTTAAACTCGATATCAACGAGTTTCGTGGCAACCAATCGTTGCAGTTGATGATTGATCACATCGAAGCTAAATAG
- the mutH gene encoding DNA mismatch repair endonuclease MutH has translation MKPEPQTQQELLDRAYAIAGMTFKELADEAEMVMPNDLKRDKGWVGQLLEWHLGAPAGSKPEQDFAKLGIELKSIPIGYSGKPLETTFVCVAPLMGVQGITWETSHVRNKLSKVLWIPVEGEREIPLAERHVGSPLLWTPSEAEDELLKRDWEELMELIVLGNVEQITARHGEALHLRPKAANSRVLTEAYGASGKPIKTKPRGFYLRTQFTHKLLTTHYA, from the coding sequence ATGAAACCAGAACCACAAACACAACAAGAGCTGTTAGACAGGGCCTATGCGATTGCAGGAATGACTTTCAAAGAGCTCGCTGACGAAGCCGAGATGGTCATGCCAAACGATCTTAAACGTGATAAAGGCTGGGTTGGACAACTGCTGGAATGGCACTTAGGGGCACCAGCAGGCAGTAAGCCAGAACAAGATTTTGCCAAGCTCGGTATCGAGCTAAAAAGCATTCCAATTGGCTACTCTGGAAAGCCGCTCGAAACCACCTTTGTTTGCGTCGCACCATTAATGGGTGTGCAAGGCATCACGTGGGAAACCAGTCACGTTCGTAATAAGCTATCCAAGGTATTGTGGATCCCTGTCGAGGGAGAAAGAGAGATCCCATTGGCAGAAAGGCATGTAGGCTCCCCATTATTGTGGACACCAAGTGAGGCTGAAGATGAGCTGCTAAAAAGGGATTGGGAAGAACTGATGGAGTTGATCGTGTTGGGCAATGTTGAACAGATAACAGCAAGACACGGTGAAGCGCTGCATCTACGACCAAAAGCCGCCAATAGCCGAGTGTTAACGGAAGCTTATGGTGCGAGTGGAAAACCCATCAAAACTAAACCGCGTGGTTTTTACCTAAGAACTCAATTCACCCACAAATTGCTGACGACACACTACGCATAG
- the fldB gene encoding flavodoxin FldB: protein MKIGLFYGSTTCYTEMAAEKIRGIIGEDLVDIHNVKETPLSLMADYDLLLLGISTWDFGEIQEDWNELWDDIATTPVKGKVVALFGLGDQEGYGEWFLDAMGLLHDELKTAGAEFVGFWPNDDSYEFEASKALTEDQSQFVGLALDEDSQYELSDDRIASWVEQVLVEYSEKL from the coding sequence ATGAAAATTGGATTATTTTACGGCTCAACCACCTGCTACACCGAAATGGCAGCAGAAAAGATTCGCGGCATTATTGGTGAAGACCTAGTTGATATCCATAACGTGAAAGAAACCCCTCTTTCATTGATGGCAGACTACGACCTTTTGTTACTGGGCATCTCAACGTGGGACTTCGGTGAAATCCAAGAAGATTGGAATGAACTGTGGGACGACATCGCGACAACGCCAGTTAAAGGCAAGGTTGTGGCACTGTTTGGTTTGGGTGACCAAGAAGGTTACGGCGAATGGTTCTTAGATGCGATGGGTCTATTGCATGACGAACTGAAAACCGCCGGTGCAGAGTTTGTTGGCTTCTGGCCAAACGATGATAGCTACGAGTTCGAAGCGTCTAAAGCACTCACCGAAGACCAATCACAATTCGTTGGTTTGGCGCTTGATGAAGATTCACAATATGAACTGAGCGACGACCGTATCGCAAGCTGGGTAGAACAAGTTCTGGTTGAGTACAGCGAAAAGCTATAG